The Nerophis lumbriciformis linkage group LG09, RoL_Nlum_v2.1, whole genome shotgun sequence nucleotide sequence TTCTGTTAAATTGATGCAATAGTGACTAAAATCTCACAAGCTTAAATGGAaattcaaaattattcagctgattCATTCATATTTACATTCTGTTAGATTGCATTAGAGTAAAGGTCATTTTCATTCATCTGAAGTATTCATTAATCACTGTCTGCCTAATAACCTTTTCATCTTCTGTTCTTGCGTGAAGGTAACATTGAATACAGCTGTCCAGCATCAAATGAGTGTGAGATCACCAAAAGGCGCAGAAAGGCTTGCCAGGCATGCCGCTTCACCAAGTGCCTCAAAGTGGGCATGCTGAAAGAAGGTGAGTGTAACTTCTGCAAAGCCAGAAGCTGTTTGGACTTTTACTATCTGACCATTCGCTGGGCATCTTTTTATTACATCTGGACAATAAGTATACACTTTTTCCCCATGTATTGTGGTGCAGGAGTTCGTCTTGATAGGGTTCGAGGTGGACGACAGAAATACAAAAGGCGCCCTGAAGTGGAGAATGCAACTTACCAGAGTGTTCCCCTGCCACTGACTAAGGAGAATGAAAAGGGTTTGTATTTTTATCTACAAATAGAAACCAATCTCACTGTACTAGAACTAACTTACTGAATCAAACGTAGAAAAAACAATGTACAAACTCTTGTAACCCAGtggaaattatttttaaaaagtgccgTCTACTGCTCTGCCCTGATTTTTTGTGTGTTACACGTTAAAGGTTTGCTTTTTATAATGTATGCTGaagtaaatgtatttaatattttggcataTTTTATTAATGTATGCTTTATTCAACCTGTGATTAAGTCCTCATAATGTGCTGTTCTGTGTTTTGATTGGACTGCCTACTTAGTTTCTGTCAAAATATAACGATCAGCTCAAAGTCAAGTCGCTGCATGTTTTTCGTACAAGACTGAATTGTTTTGTAATGTAGCACTGTCAACTGCTGATGCATCATATTTGGAGGAAAAATGCTTCTGTCTTACTATTAAGCCTATCatatgattttttgtttttaaatcagattaatcacacttgaatttggattattaatgattaatcacaggttattactcgcttaCATAATTTAAATTACCTTAAAAAGactcccaatatttggacacaaatgcagttttattttcagaatgtcatAGAGGAAATAttgtaactgttttacttgaatgcacatcatttatttgctcaaacttGAGTagctaacagttttatctaaagtccagtcagggtgtgaAATTTACCAGCGAGCATACCAGTAGGAATCTCCTCACTCTTCTTTGCACTGGCGTACGCATTGATGCGATCATTGACCGTATAATAACCTTTCTAGTAACCATCCGCAGTTATAGTAGAGGATCATGTACGGTCAAAATCAATTGCGTGATTAATcagcgtatatacatgattattgcgATCTTTTCTTGTTGTTGATAACATCAaggatttttgacagccctacttatGCTTGCTGATGATGTGCTGCTGTGTTTTGTACCACAGGTTCGTCCATCATCATTGTGTCTCACCTGTTAGTCGCAGAGCCAGAAAAGTTATTTGCCATGCCTGACCCCCTCCAGCCTGACACAGCCCAGCGCACACTTACAACCCTTTGTGACCTTGCTGACCGTGAACTGGTTGTCATCATTGGCTGGGCCAAACACATTCCAGGTAAGAGTCGCAGGGGGCAACAGAACTGGGAAGCTAGTGATGCTTGACAATTAAAGTGAATATAATCTGTTTTCTACCAAACAAATAGAAAACATCACTAAGCTTTGGccaataaataaattgaaaaaaattaacttgatatCTTTGCTGTCATTGATAAATGGCCatgttgtgtgtgttttctttgtCTCTCCCTTTTTAAACAAggtacaagagggttcactctgtgcattgctctcagcacctgagcaatAGCAgagttttcaattaaaaaaataagagtgAATCCCcctgtcagtcatccacaatctttgtctgtGGACGGTGGCAAAACCGCCCACTTACACACGCAGGATGCACGGATAGAGAGCCTCACTAGTCATGACTACCTAGTGAGAAGCACCATGAGGTAACAacaattaggaggaaaaaagatGATTGCTAAGCCAAATGTCCCTAGGTGGGAATATTTAGCTTCAAAGAAGCGAGAATGATGAGCCTATTAACATGGATGAATGAGCATATATGCCCAATTTGTTGTGAAgtgatagcaaaaaaaaaaactgacctaGTTTTCCAACTGAGGAACAACTGCACATGttgaagtgcaatttttttttttttttttcagagattgcgagtcttttttatttttgtttaactgaatggatggatggataatttaggATAATTAGACGTTATTGACCTTCCAATTGCAATGGTAAAAAGAAAACCTTTGAGAAGTCAAAGttttttgcatttgaaaggaATACTTgcgatataattattatatattatgattacatcagCGCTTAATTTGGTCTGAAAATAATACTGACAATATTGTTTATCTGTAATCATTTGTGAGACAATATATCGTCCAGCAAAATGTATCCGCCCCGACCTAAACATCACCTATTTTTAAGGAGGCAACCATCTttcccccgggggtggatgagatccgcccggagttccttaaggctctggatgttgtggggctgtcttggttgacaagactctgcaacatcgcgtggacatcgggggcggtacctctggattggcagaccggggtggtggttcctctctttaagaaggggaaccggagggtgtgttccaactatcgtgggatcacactcctcagccttcccggtaaggtctattcaggtgtactggagagaaggctacgccggatagtcgaacctcggattcaggaggaacagtgtggttttcgtcctggtcgtggaactgtggaccagctctatactctcggcagggtccttgagggtgcatgggagtttgcccaaccagtctacatgtgctttgtggacttggagaaggcattcgaccgtgtaccccgggaagtcctgtggggagtgctcagagagtatggggtaacggactgtcttattgtggcagttcgctccctgtataatcagtgtcagagcttggtccgcattgccggcagtaagtcggacacgtttccagtgagggttggactccgccaaggctgccctttgtcactgattctgttcataacctttatggacagaatttctaggcgcagtcagggcgttgaggggatctggtttggtggctgcaggattaggtcactgctatttgcagatgatgtggtcctgatggcttcctccggccaagatcttcagctctcactggatcggttcgcagccgagtgtgaagcgactgggatgggaatcagcacctccaagtccgagtccatggttctctcccggaaaagggtggagtgccatctccgggttggggaggagatcttgccccaagtggaggagttcaagtacctcggagtcttgttcacgagtgggggaagagtggatcgtgagatcgacaggcggatcggtgcggcgtcttcagtaatgcggacgctgtatcgatccgttgtggtgaagaaggagctgagccggaaggcaaagctctcgatttaccggtcgatctacgttcccatcctcacctatggtcatgagctttgggtcatgaccgaaaggacaagatcacgggtacaagcggccgaaatgagtttcctccgccgagtggcggggctctcccttagagatagggtgagaagctctgtcattcggggggagctcaaagtaaagccgctgctcctccacatcgagaggagccagatgaggtggttcgggcatctggtcaggatgccacccgaactcctccctaggaaggtttttcgggcacgtccgaccggtaggaggccacggggaagacccaggacacgctgggaagactatctctcccggctggcctgggaacgcctcgggatctcccaggaggagctggacgaagtggctggggagagggaagtctgggcttccctgcttaagctgctgcccccgcgacccgacctcggataagcggaagaagatggatggatggatggatggatggaaccatcTTTCCCAATGTCTATATGGAGTTCTCAGGGCATTTAATCAATCGCTACTGGATTGTTCCGTTTGTCTTAGAAAACGTtttgttttgcctctcatccaagtaggttttATCATTTCAgttgtagacttagattggtcagatctggtgttAGACTCTATATCAGGGCTCTCAAATgtacggcctgcgggccggatcaggcccttgAACAGATACGATACAGCCCGCAAGATGACttggctaagtataaaaatgagctgaaatttttgaatgaaagaaactgctgttctaaatgtgtcgcattagtaatttttttttcatccccTGCGCCAGAGCCTGCATGACTTCATAGGGGGCAGAACTATGTTCGTGTTAAAATAGGAGAATAGAGGCAACAATTTTGTGTTTGGATGCTTCGTATTTACGGTACTTATTAGTCATAGTATATAAAATGTGGCTTGCCTTGATTGTCAaggatgttgttgataatgtaAGCTGTGACATTTCTACCCCCATAACCCATAAATACCGTTTGCTGATAtaatatgtatccccttctaacttcatgtgatCTTTATGAAATTGGTCTAAATTCACAATGTTTGTTGTAGATgattgtatatatgtaaataaataaccacatgatgttagtacatcagttaagGAAAATTAGTAAATCACATTATTAAAATCCTGtaacttgattttgatattactAATTTCATCTTCTAATAGgttaaaattaacaccaatgggagcattttaaaactctgccagagtTAATTCCAtctagttgactgatgaacattatcacatcatttattcagaaagtataaataacaacaaaagaAGACAGAAtattattaactgcaacatgtaagtcaAAACAAATAGCAttttgatttgtacattttcagattgTGAATGGTCTatgtttaaacaaagaaaaaaaatgtgaagttgtcttaattttaagttatcatatgattttacctgtccggcccacttgggaatagattttcctccatgtggctcttgagctaaaatgagtttgacacccctgctctatatggAGTATAAACTACCTGTGTTGATTAAAATGTGCTGTATGttgtgatttattttgaaaatatctTGATAGTTCTACCATAGAATGTTCTACTCTGCATGCTAGAGGTGTGAGCATCAAGTGGATCTCAGTATTGGGGTAATCTAAAGCCCTGCTGCCAGTGCTTGTCTCAGCTCACTCTCAAATTAGAGGCCATTGCCAGTTTTCCTCGTTAACATTCAGATCCTTCACTCTCCCGCTTTTTCTGTTCCCCCAGGCTTCCTGTCGCTGTCGCTGGCAGACCAGATGTCTGTGCTACAGTCGGTTTGGCTGGAGGTGCTGGTGCTGGGTGTGGCGTACCGCTCACTTGGCTGTGAAGATGAGGTTGTCTTCGCCGAGGATTTTGTCCTAGATGAGGAAATGTCTCGTGTTGCAGGCCTGACGGAGCTAAATGCAGCAATTAGTCAACTCGCCCGACGTTTCCGCACCCTTAATGTGGACCGAGAGGAGTTTGTCATGCTGAAAGCCATCGCGCTAACTAACTCAGGTATACTTGTATATCTGTGCATACAGACACTCACATGCAGTAACAGGGTTTCTGTGGTGCATTTtaagtcattaaatggattttgcgaAAATTAGGGTCTTAAATGgcaataaaaagcattaaatacgatgtccagaggcattaaaatgtaatacaatAGTATTGGGCCGATAGTCAATacgtcaatcaatcaaaccattaATGAAAAATAACTTAATGTTGTGGTCATCGATATATTGCAAACATGCATCAGTTGCATTCTTagtatgatgtgcatttattattccataaaacctTTTATATTTAAGCCTTTTTAGAGCACATGATTTTAAAGAGATACAATTCAAAAAATGACTTATATAATGTATTGATCAACTAATTCAGAATCAGATGTTCATTTAGAGTGCAGTTTCCCTCTAATAATTTTGATGAATAGTTTTGATTGAAGGTACAGTGTGATGATTGACAGACAGAACCTTTTAATTGGCTATTGTCTATGGCCGGTGCATGAAGTCAGAACACTGGATGCTTGGAATGCTACATCCTGTA carries:
- the esrra gene encoding steroid hormone receptor ERR1 isoform X2, translated to MSSRDRRSDVYIKAEPSSPEGGGGGRTSPGGASSDSSQSGGGETRGDCAKRYSPPLYTPALRCHFKDESGDGADEGSTGNGAGRCKYALSTLPKRLCLVCGDVASGYHYGVASCEACKAFFKRTIQGNIEYSCPASNECEITKRRRKACQACRFTKCLKVGMLKEGVRLDRVRGGRQKYKRRPEVENATYQSVPLPLTKENEKGSSIIIVSHLLVAEPEKLFAMPDPLQPDTAQRTLTTLCDLADRELVVIIGWAKHIPGFLSLSLADQMSVLQSVWLEVLVLGVAYRSLGCEDEVVFAEDFVLDEEMSRVAGLTELNAAISQLARRFRTLNVDREEFVMLKAIALTNSDSVYIEDMEAVQKLRDLLHQTLLELECQRRPDDPQRAGRLLLTLPLLRQTAGRALTTFYSIKTRGGIPMHKLFLEMLEAMMDSP